GCGCACGCTACAACACCGAACTCGTGGAAGCTTTAGAGCTCGGGTTCCTGCTGGACATTGCAGAAGCCATGACGGCCAGTGCCCTGAACCGCAAGGAATCCCGTGGCGCCCACGACCGTGAGGACTTCACCGAGCGCAACGACAATGACTGGCTGAAACACACCATGGCCTACCGGGACATGCAAAACCCCGGAAACGTCATTCTCAAGTACAAGCCCGTCGTCCTGAAGGGTGAAACCCTGAACTTCGTGCCCAAACCCCGGGTGTACTAAGGAGACCAGACCTGATGAAAGTCACCGTCAAAGTTCAGAGATACAACCCAGAGAAAGACAAAAAGCCAACCTGGCAGTCTTTCGCTGTGGAATGTGAACCAGGAGACCGGGTGCTGGACCTCCTCAACCACATCAAGTGGTACATGGACTCCACCCTGACCTACCGCCGCAGCTGTGCCCACGGCATTTGCGGAAGCGACGCCATGCTGATCAACGGCAGAAACCGCCTCGCCTGCAAAATTCTGGTGAAAGACCTCACCAAAGAAGGCGGCACCATCACCGTCGAGCCCATCCGTGGCCTCAAGGTGGAGCGCGACCTGCTGGTCGACATGGAACCCTTCTTCGACGCCTACCGCGCCGTGATGCCCTTCTTCATCAACGATGATCCCGCCCCCGCAGGAGAGCGCCTGCAGAGTGTGGAAGATCGGGCCATCTTCGATGAAGGCACCAAGTGCATCCTGTGCGCCTGCTGCACCACCTCCTGCCCCATCTTCTGGGTCAACGGACGTTACCTCGGTCCAGCCAGCATCGTGCAGGCCCACCGTTTCATCTTCGACTCCCGTGACAAGGGCAGTGACCAGCGCCTGAAAGTGCTCAACCAGAACACGGGCGTGTGGCGTTGCCGCACCGCCTACAACTGCACCGAAGCCTGCCCCAGAGACATCCCCATCACCGAACTGATCGAGGAAGTCAAACGCGCAGTGCTGTACCAGAAAGTCTGATTCTTGAGTTTGAAGGCGCAGCACGCTGCGCCCCTACACCCCCTTCTGGAGTTCTGGGAGGGGGTTTTGTGTTGTTTGAGGGTGCTGCCACGTCAGATCCCCCTGCCTGTCGCTAAAGCTCCAGGCGGTCCCCCTTAACGAAGGGGGACTTGGTGTGCGTCTGGTATGGCTTTAAGTTCAGTGCAGCACCAACCCCCTTTCTCTAAGGGGGGACAGCCTTGCTGGGTGCTTCGCACCGGCAAGGCAGGGGGGATCTTGTCCCCAAAGCGCTTAAAACAGGAATATCTGTGTAGCACAGGTCTTCATGTCCCGCCCCTTTTTCGGTATCCTGTAAACCATGTCGCAGGAATTGCACGAACAGACCGTGGCGCGCCTCAAGAACCAGAAGGCGCTGATTGAAATGGGCTTTGAAGCCTACCCTTACACTTATCCCCAGACGCACCACAGCCAGGACATCCTGAAAAAATACACCGAAGTGGAGCCCGGACAGCAGTGGCCCGAGGACACTTACGCTCTGGCAGGGCGTCTCACCAACCTGCGGGTGATGGGGGGGGCGGCCTTCGGAGACCTGCAGGATGAGAAGGGCAAAGTGCAGATTTACTTCAACAAGAAAGAAGTGCCCCACTTTGCTGCAGTGAAGCACCTCGACCTTGGGGACATTGTGGGTGTGAAGGGTTACCCCTTCGTGACCAAGACCGGTCAGGTGACCCTGCATGTGACCGAGTGGCAGCCCCTGCTGAAAAGCCTGCATCCTCTGCCCAGCTCCTACTACGGTCTGCAGAACATCGAGACCCGTTACCGCCAGCGCTACCTGGACCTGATGGTCAATCAGGATGTGCGGGAAACCTTCAAACTCCGCTCCAGAATTGTGCGTTTCATCCGGAACTTCCTGGATGACCGGGATTTCATGGAAGTGGAAGGTCCCACCATTCAGGCCATCGCAGGGGGCACAGAGGCCAAGCCTTTCGTGACCCACCACAATGCCCTGTCCCATGATTTCTTCCTGCGCATTGCACTGGAGCTGCACCTCAAGCGCCTGCTGGTGGGTGGTTTCGAGCGGGTCTACGAGATTGGCCGTGTGTACCGCAATGAGGGCATCGACCAGACCCACAACCCCGAGTTCACCATGCTGGAGCTGTACTGGGCTTACGTGGACTACGAGGACATCATGAAGCTCGTGGAAGAGTTGTTCTCTGCGCTCGCTGTGGCCGTGAAAGGCAGCACCGAGTTTGAGATCTACGGTCAGCAGGTCAACTGGTCTGCACCCTTTGCACGGGTGGATTATGTCGGCAGCCTGAGAGAGAAAGTGCCGGATCTGGACTTTGATCCCCTGGATCTGCCAAAACTCCGCGAGTTCTGCGATGCCCGTTACCCCCAGTGGAAGAAAGTGCCGGACTACAAGCTGCTGGACAAACTTTTCGGGGAGTACGTCGAGCCTGGCCTAGTGAACCCCACCTTCGTGATTCACCACCCCCTGGTGATCAGCCCTCTGGCCAAGAAGCACCGCAGCCTGGAAGGGGTCACAGAGCGCTTTGAACTCTTCGGCATGGGCTTTGAGCTGGCCAACGCCTTCAGTGAGCTCAACGACGCTCTGGATCAACGCCAGCGCTTTGAAAGCCAGACCCAGCGCCGCGAAGCCGGAGACGATGAGGCCCACGAGCAGGACGAGGACTTCCTCACCGCTCTGGAGTACGGAATGCCCCCTGCAGGAGGACTGGGCATTGGAATTGACCGTCTGGTGATGCTGTTGACCGACAAGGAAAGCATCCGTGACGTGCTGCTGTTCCCCCTGATGAAGCCTGAAAAGCACAAAGCAGCCCACGAAGAGGCCAGCCAGGACCCTTCTGAAGAACAGGGCTGAAGGTCAAAACAGAACCAGACACATCAAAAAGAGGCGTGAATCACGCCTCTTTTTTCAGTTCGATTTTGTCCTTTTGCCTTGCAGGATCGGTCAACTGGTGGTACCAGGACGCGACCACCATGCTGCCCACCGTGTAAGACACCCACATCATCAGCGCGTAGGACATGAAAAAGCGCAGGAGCTCCTCGGCCTGATCTGGATTGAGGTTCATCATGTCATTGAAGGTGATGTTAGGGGCAGGAATCTGACTGCCTGCCAGATATTGCAGGTAGGACCACAGGAACACCAGGGCCACCTGTTTCCAGAGGTCGCCCTTGCGGATCAGCTCGGCATTTTGCTGCAAGACCTGTGCGACAGTGAGGTCTGCACGGGCTACCACAAAGCTGTACAGAAAAATCAGGGTGATCATGGTGTTGGCCAGCAGGTCCAGCACCAGAAAGCTTGCCCCTCCAAAAAACAACAGGATCAGGAAGCTGAGGCCCATGAAGAGCAGGCTCAGCAGCAGGTGGGTGGTGGTGAAGACCCCATCCCAGCGCAGGCCCTGGCCTTTTTCACCTCGCAGGCCACCGATCAGGTAACGCTGCAGGGCTGCCGCGCCAGTGCCAAGCAGCAACTGTCCGGTCAGACCGGTCAGGAATCCGGTCACGAAAGACCAGAAGATCACCAGGGGTTTTCGAATCAGCAGGACAGAAACGTCGATCAGGGTTTGACGGATGGAAATCACAGGTTGACCTCGGGGTACGGATGACACAAACTCAAAGCCATCATACACTGAGCCCAAATGAAAAAACCCCTCCGGAGAGGGGCAGGTTTGCACAGGGGGTTCAGGCGCTCGGGGTCATGCCGACGTACTGGATCAGTTCCATGCGGTCTGTGGGGAGTTTGAAGGCCTTGAGGATGTCTTTCAGGCTGGACTCGTAGTGCTCACTCCACAGGTTTTTGTGGCTGGTCAGGTACATGATGGTCTGCTTCTGGCGCAGGGTGAGGGCCTCGGGGGTCTGCTTGGGACGCTTGTAGAACACGGACATCAGCAGGCGGTTGAGGAGGGGCTTCACGCTGGCCGTGGCGGTGTCCTTGTCGGAAGCAGAGAGGGCATTGAGGGTGCGCTGCAGGGCTTCTTCACCGAGGATGGAGAGGCAGGCGATGACATCCACGTGCAGTTTGTTCTGCACCCAGGGGAGGTCAGCGTAGGCTTCTTCGACCATTTCGGGTTCCACGAGGGCCTTGACGATGGACTGCTCGACTTCTTCAGGGGTGTATTCCTTGAGGAGTCGGGCCAGGCTCATGGCCATCACCAGACGGGTGAGAGGGTGGCCTTCTTTGTCCAGAGCGTTCTTGATTTCACCAGCAACCACAGGAGCGGGGGTGCCACGGGAAACCGCAAATGCACCAGTGGCGCGCACATGGGAGTTGGTGTCGCTGCGCATGATGCCCATCAGGGCAGCCAGGATGCGGGGGTCTTCCACACCGAATTCACCGAGGAAGAAGGTGGCCCAGGACCGCAAGCGGCGGTCAGAGGACAACAGCAGCTTCTCGATGGCAGGAACAGCACCACGCACGGCACGGTGGGCATTTTGCACCCATTCGTCGTTGCGTTTGCGCTGCTCCATCATCTCGGGGGTGTTGAGTTGTTGCTTCATTGCGTCTTGCAATGCATCGGACTGGTCGAACTGTTCGAAAACGCTGACGCCGTGACCGATCTTGATCAGCATGCGAACAATCGCATAGCGGTCGAGCAGGTCTTCATTCTCCAGCGCCTTGACCATCACTGGGACGGCGTGGGGGGTGGCCTCGAACACGAAGGCACCCTGGTGGATCAAGCGGTCTTCCAGCGCTTCCAGGGCAGTCTGTCGACTCTTGCGGTCTTCAGATTCCAGGGATTTGATCAGGCTGGGAATGGCGTCCGCAGGACCAAGTGCGTCTTCGAGCATTGACCAGTCGGTATCGTTGGACTTGGTGTTTCTGCGCCCCAGTCCAAAGAGCGTGGCCATCAGATTGGGTCTGGTGGGCCGACTCTCTGTCGTGCGCGTGATTCGTCTGAAGAGTTGAAGTACGTCCACGTTAGCCTCCGCCTGTCTAGAGCTTCTAGTTCCATACTACGGGCTGCGTCTTACAGCTTTCTCACTGTGCTCTTACACGTTGACATGCTCTGGACCCTGTCTTTTGCGGAAGGTGAGCTGACGCTGTTTTGCACCGTGTCCCTTAAGTCTATACTTATAAACCTCATTCTAACATCCCAGTCATGGGATCTGAAAAGTGGGTGTTTTGAACGTCTAGATCGAAAACCATCCTCCATTACAAAAACTGAAAACTTTCACTCATTTTAACTTGGAGAGGCCCTTGCGAATCAACAGGTCTGTTGTGGCCTCCGGGTTCTCTGAAGTGAGCTCTGACACCACCGTCCGCACATGAACTTCACGGTAGCCCAGTGCAATCAGGGCATCAATGGCATCTCTTTCATTTGGGTTGCGCTGCACAGCGGCCTTCTTGCCCGTGCTCCCTGCGCGAAGCTGTTCAGGGATCTTGCCCTGCAATTCCAGCACCAGACGCTCAGCCGTGCGTTTTCCCACCCCGGACACGCTGGAGAGGAGTTTGCTGTCCCCATCCAGAATGGCCCCTGCCAGCACATTGATGGGAAGCTGGGAGAGCATGGCCAGGGCCAGTTTGGGACCCACGCCAGAAACGCCTGTCAGGATATCAAACATCTGCTGGAGGTCCACATGGTGGAACCCGTACAGCGTCATGGAATCTTCACGGACCACCATGCGGGTGAAAAGCTCGATGGTGTCTCCGGGTTTGCATTTGTCGAGTGTGGGACGGGCCACAAAGACCTCGTACCCCACCCCTGCGCACAGCACAATCACAGCGCTTTCCCGAGTGGCTTTGACGGTTCCTTCGAGGTAAGCAATCACGGGAATACTTTACCAGATACTGCTGAGGGCAAAGGGCCGAGGGCTGAATACCAGCTCATATTTTTGCGTATGGCAAGAAAAGGAGAGAAAAATGCAAGCAGACGAATTCATCCGGGGGCCACGTTTTTCAAGGCTTTCCTTCTGTTCAGCTAAGGGCCTGGGTTTGTCTTGACATCCTCAGTCCAGAAATTAACGTTGCTCTCGGCTCTGTCTTGGCCCTGACTCCGTGCTCCCCAGGCGGCTGGGTCGCACTGGGCCGCCGGCTCTCGGCTCTCGGCCCATCTCTCATGCAGGCTGCGTACACTGGTTGGGTGCTGAAGCGTTTCCTGAAAGAATGGGTCCTCCTGACCTTTTTGCCCCTCTACCTGCTTCTGACTTTTGTGGTGACCTTTGGAACCGTCAGTGGAGACAGCATGGCCCCCACACTGCATGAAGGTGAGCGTGTGCTGGTCCTGAAGTATGCCAGATGGTTCTCTGCCTGGGGCCTGTCCCGTTCTTTTCCACAATACGGCCAGTTGCTGGTGCTCAAAGCCCCTGAGGGGAGCGAATACTCCATCGAGAAGGGCTGGTTTGGCATCGAATACCGCCCTTACATGGTCAAACGCCTGATCGGAAAACCTGGAGACCGCATCGAACTCCGGGAAGGGGAGGTGTACCTGAACGGCGAAAAAATCCCCGAGCCTTACATCAAAACGGCCCGGGGCGCAGACAGCATGCCTGAGGTGACCCTCAAATCAGATGAATATTTTGTGCTGGGAGACAATCGCTCCACTGGCAGCAGTGTGGATTCCAGGTATTACGGTCCTGTGAAGTTCAGGGATCTGGCAGGGCCTGTGGTTCCTCTGTTCTGAGGATTCAGGTTTCCGAGATGGGGTCCAGGCAGAACCATCTGCCTTTGGGATCGGGCACACAAGGCTGGGGCTCAGGTTCGGGGTCTTCGCAGGCACAGGGGCTGCCAGAAGAAGCGAGACACTGATCCGGTGGGGGGCAGGTGGGAGCAGCACTGCTCCAGGACAGAGGGGAGAGCAAAAACAGGATGGTCAACAGCGTTTTTTTCATGGGTGGTGCTCCTGAATGAAAAGAGCAGGTGTCTGCTGGGCATGAAGCATTCTCATGGCAAAGACCTCCTCGCTTGCTAGAATTGTAAAAAATTTGTATGTTCAAAACCACCCGCGTTTGAAGATTGACCCCATGACCGCAGAGCCCTCCTTATGGCAGACCATCACCGACAGTCGGGCTGCAGCGTTCCTGGTGGATGCTGAGCAGTCCCAGTACTTTGTGCCCTTTCTGGATCGGGAGTGCACCGTCAAGCAGCTCAGCGAAGAAGTGCCCTGCACGGCCCTGCAGGCCTACCGGGCTGTGGACCTGATGGAGCAACTCGGCCTGATTCAACTGGTGCGCAAGATCACCCGCCGGGGAAAACCCATCAAGGTGTACACTTCCACTGCCAGAGCCCTGTTCGTGCCCTTCAAATACGCCCCACACAACAGTTTTGAAGACATGATGCTTTCCAGAGACAACACCTGGAGGGAGCTTCTGTTTCACAGCCTGATGGCCCAGTTCCATGAGGCCGCAGATGAGGCCCACAAAGACCTGGGGCTGCGTTTCGTACGGCACAATGGCAAAGCTTATGTGGTCCAGGCCCTGGGTTCAGGAGAAGACGGCTCAAAAGGCCTGATTGCCAGTTTCGGTGACCCGGAGGCCCCGGCCATCCGGGACGACTGGCGTGTCCTGAAGCTCAGCAGGGAGCAGGCCAAGGAACTGCAGCAGGAATTCTATGAACTGATCCACCGTTACGCAGGACAGCAGGAAGGACGGGATTACATTCTGCGGGTGGCTCTGGCGCCTTATAAGGAGAAATAGCCGCCGGTTCTCGGCTCTCGGCAATGCCACATCCCACCCAGGACCCCAGACCTCCCACCACAGGTGTCTAACCCACCCCATTTGCCTTAACCCCCCTCCGTCGTGCTACAATAAAGACCCGAAGGCTTGAGCACTTCGGCTTTTTTATTGCCGTTTTCTCTCTCAAGCGAACATCCCAGCCATCCCGACTCGGACCACCTTCAAGGGTCCTGAGCTTTCTTTTTTGTTTCAGAGAGGAGCAGCACATGAAATACATCTTCGTGACAGGCGGCGTGGTTTCCAGCCTTGGCAAGGGCGTGGTCACCAGTTCACTCGGGGCACTGCTGCGTGCCCGGGGCTACAAGGTCACTGCTGTCAAAATCGACCCTTACATCAACATCGATGCAGGCACCATGCGTCCCTACGAGCACGGTGAGGTGTTTGTGACTGCCGGGGGAAGTGAGACCGACCTCGACATCGGGAACTACGAGCGTTTCCTCGACATGGACATTCCTGAGGGGTCCAACATCACCACCGGTCAGGTGTACCAGACCGTGATTCGCAAGGAGCGTGCTGGCGAGTACCTGTCCCAGACCGTGCAGGTGATTCCCCACATCACCGATGAGATCAAATACCGCATTCGTACGGCTGGAGAGCGTGCCGGTGCAGAGATTGTGATTGTGGAGGTTGGCGGAACCGTCGGGGACATCGAGAGCACCCCCTTCCTTGAGGCGATCCGCCAGATGCGCTTCGATGAGGGTGTTGAAAACACCATGTTTGTGCATGTGACGCTGGTGCCTTACCTGGAAACCAGCCATGAGTTTAAAACCAAGCCCACCCAGCACAGCGTGGCCACCCTGCGCAGCGTCGGCATTTCTCCCGATGCCATCATTGTGCGATCCAAGGTGGAACTGCCCCAGGACATCGCCAAGAAAATTGCCCTGTTCACCAGTGTGATGCCGGGTCGGGTGTTCACCAGTTATGACGTTGCCAACATCTACGAGCTTCCCATTGCCTTTGAAGAGCAGGGTCTGGGCCGTGTGGTGGAGAAGCAACTTGAACTGGAGAAGGTCACTCCAAATCTGAGTGTGTGGCAGAACGCCGTGCAGGTCATGAAGCGTCCTGGCAATGAGGTGAAGATTGCCATTGCAGGCAAGTACACCGCCATGCCTGATGCTTACAAGAGCCTGCTTGAGTCCCTGGAGCATGCGGCCATTGCCAACAATGCCCGCCTGAACGTCAAGTGGGTCAACACCGAAGAGGTGACCGAGGGGGACATCGCCGAGCACTTTGAAGGCACCGACGCCATTCTGGTTCCCGGTGGGTTCGGCATCCGTGGGATTGAAGGGAAGATCCGCACGGCCCGCTATGCCCGTGAAAACAAAATTCCCTACCTGGGGATCTGCCTCGGGATGCAGATTGCGGTGATCGAGTACGCCCGCAGCATCTGCAAACTGGAACAGGCCAACTCCAGCGAGTTTGACCAGTACAGCCCCCATCAGGTGATCGGTCTGATGCCCGAGCAGCTTGAAGTGGAAGGCATGGGGGGCACCATGCGTCTGGGCGACTGGCCGATGAAGGTCGAAGCTGGCACCAAACTGGGAGAGATCTACAGTGTGCCCAATGGGGGCACCGTGATGGAACGCCACCGTCACCGCTATGAGGTGAATCCCGAGTACGTGCAGCAGCTGAAAGATGCGGGTCTGGTGATTTCTGGCGTGACCCCTGGCATCAAGAGCCGTGGGGCGGGCCTGGTGGAGGCCATTGAATTGAAAGACCATCCTTTCTTTGTGGCCTTACAGTCCCACCCTGAATTCAAATCCCGTCCGATGCGTCCCAGCCCTCCGTTTAAAGCGTTTGTGGCTGCTGCCCTGCGCCATCAGGGCAAGGATCAGGTCGAAGCGTAACCCCTTAAATTCCAATGAAAACCTGCAGGGCGGGCCACAGGCTCGCCTTTTGTCTTTGACACTGTCTTGACAAAAGTTTAGGTATGCCTAAAAATTAGATCAGGTGATTCGAATGATTTTGAGGGTACAGACTGTGATTCCTCTGCCCACCCATACGGTGTGGCAGAGACTGAGACGCATTGAAACACTGGAACACGTCACAAGAGGCCTGATGGGTTTCCAGAAACTCACGCCCATTCCAGAACTCGCTGAAGGGGCAACCCTGAAAGTGCGTTTCTGGTTCTTT
The sequence above is drawn from the Deinococcus cellulosilyticus NBRC 106333 = KACC 11606 genome and encodes:
- a CDS encoding succinate dehydrogenase iron-sulfur subunit, whose product is MKVTVKVQRYNPEKDKKPTWQSFAVECEPGDRVLDLLNHIKWYMDSTLTYRRSCAHGICGSDAMLINGRNRLACKILVKDLTKEGGTITVEPIRGLKVERDLLVDMEPFFDAYRAVMPFFINDDPAPAGERLQSVEDRAIFDEGTKCILCACCTTSCPIFWVNGRYLGPASIVQAHRFIFDSRDKGSDQRLKVLNQNTGVWRCRTAYNCTEACPRDIPITELIEEVKRAVLYQKV
- the lepB gene encoding signal peptidase I yields the protein MLKRFLKEWVLLTFLPLYLLLTFVVTFGTVSGDSMAPTLHEGERVLVLKYARWFSAWGLSRSFPQYGQLLVLKAPEGSEYSIEKGWFGIEYRPYMVKRLIGKPGDRIELREGEVYLNGEKIPEPYIKTARGADSMPEVTLKSDEYFVLGDNRSTGSSVDSRYYGPVKFRDLAGPVVPLF
- a CDS encoding HEAT repeat domain-containing protein; protein product: MDVLQLFRRITRTTESRPTRPNLMATLFGLGRRNTKSNDTDWSMLEDALGPADAIPSLIKSLESEDRKSRQTALEALEDRLIHQGAFVFEATPHAVPVMVKALENEDLLDRYAIVRMLIKIGHGVSVFEQFDQSDALQDAMKQQLNTPEMMEQRKRNDEWVQNAHRAVRGAVPAIEKLLLSSDRRLRSWATFFLGEFGVEDPRILAALMGIMRSDTNSHVRATGAFAVSRGTPAPVVAGEIKNALDKEGHPLTRLVMAMSLARLLKEYTPEEVEQSIVKALVEPEMVEEAYADLPWVQNKLHVDVIACLSILGEEALQRTLNALSASDKDTATASVKPLLNRLLMSVFYKRPKQTPEALTLRQKQTIMYLTSHKNLWSEHYESSLKDILKAFKLPTDRMELIQYVGMTPSA
- the ruvA gene encoding Holliday junction branch migration protein RuvA, with protein sequence MIAYLEGTVKATRESAVIVLCAGVGYEVFVARPTLDKCKPGDTIELFTRMVVREDSMTLYGFHHVDLQQMFDILTGVSGVGPKLALAMLSQLPINVLAGAILDGDSKLLSSVSGVGKRTAERLVLELQGKIPEQLRAGSTGKKAAVQRNPNERDAIDALIALGYREVHVRTVVSELTSENPEATTDLLIRKGLSKLK
- the lysS gene encoding lysine--tRNA ligase, encoding MSQELHEQTVARLKNQKALIEMGFEAYPYTYPQTHHSQDILKKYTEVEPGQQWPEDTYALAGRLTNLRVMGGAAFGDLQDEKGKVQIYFNKKEVPHFAAVKHLDLGDIVGVKGYPFVTKTGQVTLHVTEWQPLLKSLHPLPSSYYGLQNIETRYRQRYLDLMVNQDVRETFKLRSRIVRFIRNFLDDRDFMEVEGPTIQAIAGGTEAKPFVTHHNALSHDFFLRIALELHLKRLLVGGFERVYEIGRVYRNEGIDQTHNPEFTMLELYWAYVDYEDIMKLVEELFSALAVAVKGSTEFEIYGQQVNWSAPFARVDYVGSLREKVPDLDFDPLDLPKLREFCDARYPQWKKVPDYKLLDKLFGEYVEPGLVNPTFVIHHPLVISPLAKKHRSLEGVTERFELFGMGFELANAFSELNDALDQRQRFESQTQRREAGDDEAHEQDEDFLTALEYGMPPAGGLGIGIDRLVMLLTDKESIRDVLLFPLMKPEKHKAAHEEASQDPSEEQG
- a CDS encoding CTP synthase, giving the protein MKYIFVTGGVVSSLGKGVVTSSLGALLRARGYKVTAVKIDPYINIDAGTMRPYEHGEVFVTAGGSETDLDIGNYERFLDMDIPEGSNITTGQVYQTVIRKERAGEYLSQTVQVIPHITDEIKYRIRTAGERAGAEIVIVEVGGTVGDIESTPFLEAIRQMRFDEGVENTMFVHVTLVPYLETSHEFKTKPTQHSVATLRSVGISPDAIIVRSKVELPQDIAKKIALFTSVMPGRVFTSYDVANIYELPIAFEEQGLGRVVEKQLELEKVTPNLSVWQNAVQVMKRPGNEVKIAIAGKYTAMPDAYKSLLESLEHAAIANNARLNVKWVNTEEVTEGDIAEHFEGTDAILVPGGFGIRGIEGKIRTARYARENKIPYLGICLGMQIAVIEYARSICKLEQANSSEFDQYSPHQVIGLMPEQLEVEGMGGTMRLGDWPMKVEAGTKLGEIYSVPNGGTVMERHRHRYEVNPEYVQQLKDAGLVISGVTPGIKSRGAGLVEAIELKDHPFFVALQSHPEFKSRPMRPSPPFKAFVAAALRHQGKDQVEA